Proteins encoded within one genomic window of Brassica rapa cultivar Chiifu-401-42 chromosome A09, CAAS_Brap_v3.01, whole genome shotgun sequence:
- the LOC103839028 gene encoding omega-hydroxypalmitate O-feruloyl transferase-like isoform X2: MQELPDCLYEGKQPTLITPSSPTPNHTLYLSNLDDHHFLRFSIKYLYLFQKSPSSLTLKDSLSRVLVDYYPFAGRIKVSADKTKLEVDCNGEGAVFAEASMDITRQEFLEISRKPKTSWRKLLFKVQATGFLDIPPLIIQVTYLRCGGMILCTAINHCLCDGIGTSQFLHAWAHANTTSAPLPIQPFHSRHMLEPRDPPHVTHSHPSFTRTTVNKTSTFNICKYLQSQPLAPTTLTFTPSLILRLKKICAPSLECTTFEALAAHTWCSWARSLDLPLTMEVKLLFSVNMRKKLTPELPQGYYGNGFVLACAESKVQDLVNGNIYHAVKLIQDAKARITDEYVRSTIDLLEDNVKTDLTSSLVISQWARLGLEELDFGEGKPMYMGSLTSDIYCLFLPVAGNYDAIRVQVSMPEDVLRRLEYYMVKFLDEKVSMIYHL, translated from the exons ATGCAAGAACTTCCAGATTGCTTGTACGAGGGAAAGCAACCAACCTTAATCACTCCATCTTCTCCCACGCCAAATCACACTCTCTACCTTTCCAACCTCGACGACCATCATTTTCTCAGATTCTCTATCAAGTACCTCTACCTTTTCCAAAAGTCTCCTTCCTCTCTAACCCTCAAAGATTCTCTATCTAGGGTTCTAGTCGATTACTACCCGTTCGCTGGTCGGATCAAGGTCTCCGCTGACAAGACCAAGCTCGAGGTTGACTGTAATGGGGAGGGGGCAGTTTTCGCAGAAGCTTCCATGGATATAACTCGTCAAGAGTTTCTTGAAATTTCACGCAAACCAAAAACCTCTTGGAGGAAGCTCTTGTTTAAGGTTCAAGCTACAGGTTTCTTGGATATCCCTCCTCTTATCATACAG GTGACGTATCTCCGTTGCGGAGGTATGATCCTCTGCACTGCGATCAATCATTGCCTTTGTGACGGCATCGGCACATCGCAGTTCCTACATGCATGGGCCCATGCCAACACCACCAGTGCTCCGCTTCCCATCCAACCGTTCCACTCTCGACACATGTTAGAACCACGAGATCCACCGCATGTCACACACTCACATCCCAGTTTCACCCGGACCACCGTAAACAAAACCTCCACCTTCAACATTTGCAAGTATTTACAGTCTCAACCACTGGCTCCCACCACTCTAACCTTCACACCATCCCTTATCCTACGCTTAAAGAAAATATGCGCTCCCTCGCTAGAATGCACCACGTTCGAGGCACTAGCGGCTCACACATGGTGCTCTTGGGCTCGATCTCTTGACTTGCCGTTGACCATGGAGGTCAAACTTTTGTTCTCTGTCAATATGAGGAAAAAGCTGACTCCAGAACTTCCCCAAGGGTATTATGGTAACGGATTCGTGCTAGCTTGCGCCGAGAGCAAAGTACAAGACCTAGTCAATGGTAATATTTACCACGCGGTAAAATTAATACAAGACGCGAAAGCGAGAATCACCGACGAATATGTAAGATCAACAATAGACTTACTGGAGGATAATGTAAAAACAGACCTCACAAGCAGTTTGGTTATTTCACAATGGGCGAGATTGGGATTAGAGGAGTTGGATTTTGGAGAAGGGAAGCCAATGTATATGGGCTCTTTGACGAGTGACATCTACTGTTTATTTTTACCGGTGGCCGGAAACTATGATGCCATTAGGGTTCAGGTGTCGATGCCGGAGGATGTTTTGAGGAGGCTGGAGTATTACATGGTTAAGTTTCTTGACGAAAAAG TTTCAATGATCTATCACCTATAA
- the LOC103839026 gene encoding uncharacterized protein LOC103839026: MASFVSQDVAAEKVDAMRRFERTRYFWKFLPVIEALVVVLLLLSWLTPSLTVGEYLRRILAGGWTGGVFIFCVVNVLIALIFSLSNHHQKVTEPDLYFQYVSSSVTTTPLSGFSSATTPLGGSSSSSTVVSESPASDNVEKTSGEKLRSTDLTSVTRTAEEARPVRREMVRAVSSVTETAHAIRRKHEMTFLPPVATESSSDHQVYRRSRSERLDVRGEFRRSMRRLCDMDDLSSDEFRSTVETFIAGKKKMLLKEWMKP, translated from the coding sequence ATGGCTTCTTTTGTCTCCCAAGATGTTGCCGCTGAGAAAGTTGACGCCATGAGAAGGTTCGAGAGAACGAGATACTTTTGGAAGTTTCTTCCAGTGATTGAAGCTCTTGTCGTCGTGTTACTTCTCCTCTCTTGGTTGACGCCGTCTCTTACCGTCGGTGAGTATCTCCGGCGGATTCTTGCCGGTGGTTGGACCGGCGGTGTATTCATATTCTGCGTCGTGAACGTTCTCATCGCCCTTATTTTCTCCTTATCTAACCACCACCAAAAAGTAACCGAACCCGATCTGTATTTTCAATACGTTTCTTCCTCCGTAACCACCACTCCTCTCAGTGGCTTCTCCTCCGCTACTACTCCTCTCGGTGGTAGTTCTTCCTCCTCCACCGTAGTCTCAGAATCTCCGGCGTCTGACAACGTAGAAAAGACTTCAGGAGAAAAGTTACGGTCAACGGACTTGACCTCCGTTACACGAACCGCTGAAGAGGCTCGACCGGTGAGGCGAGAGATGGTCCGGGCGGTCAGTTCCGTGACGGAGACAGCTCATGCTATAAGAAGGAAGCATGAAATGACGTTTCTGCCCCCAGTCGCTACTGAGAGTAGTAGTGATCATCAGGTTTACAGGAGGTCGAGATCAGAGAGGCTTGATGTGCGGGGAGAGTTTCGTAGGAGCATGAGACGGTTGTGTGACATGGATGATCTGAGTAGTGATGAGTTTAGATCGACTGTGGAGACATTTATAGctgggaagaagaagatgctgTTGAAGGAATGGATGAAGCCGTGA
- the LOC103839028 gene encoding omega-hydroxypalmitate O-feruloyl transferase-like isoform X1, whose protein sequence is MQELPDCLYEGKQPTLITPSSPTPNHTLYLSNLDDHHFLRFSIKYLYLFQKSPSSLTLKDSLSRVLVDYYPFAGRIKVSADKTKLEVDCNGEGAVFAEASMDITRQEFLEISRKPKTSWRKLLFKVQATGFLDIPPLIIQVTYLRCGGMILCTAINHCLCDGIGTSQFLHAWAHANTTSAPLPIQPFHSRHMLEPRDPPHVTHSHPSFTRTTVNKTSTFNICKYLQSQPLAPTTLTFTPSLILRLKKICAPSLECTTFEALAAHTWCSWARSLDLPLTMEVKLLFSVNMRKKLTPELPQGYYGNGFVLACAESKVQDLVNGNIYHAVKLIQDAKARITDEYVRSTIDLLEDNVKTDLTSSLVISQWARLGLEELDFGEGKPMYMGSLTSDIYCLFLPVAGNYDAIRVQVSMPEDVLRRLEYYMVKFLDEKGKIEAKTFA, encoded by the exons ATGCAAGAACTTCCAGATTGCTTGTACGAGGGAAAGCAACCAACCTTAATCACTCCATCTTCTCCCACGCCAAATCACACTCTCTACCTTTCCAACCTCGACGACCATCATTTTCTCAGATTCTCTATCAAGTACCTCTACCTTTTCCAAAAGTCTCCTTCCTCTCTAACCCTCAAAGATTCTCTATCTAGGGTTCTAGTCGATTACTACCCGTTCGCTGGTCGGATCAAGGTCTCCGCTGACAAGACCAAGCTCGAGGTTGACTGTAATGGGGAGGGGGCAGTTTTCGCAGAAGCTTCCATGGATATAACTCGTCAAGAGTTTCTTGAAATTTCACGCAAACCAAAAACCTCTTGGAGGAAGCTCTTGTTTAAGGTTCAAGCTACAGGTTTCTTGGATATCCCTCCTCTTATCATACAG GTGACGTATCTCCGTTGCGGAGGTATGATCCTCTGCACTGCGATCAATCATTGCCTTTGTGACGGCATCGGCACATCGCAGTTCCTACATGCATGGGCCCATGCCAACACCACCAGTGCTCCGCTTCCCATCCAACCGTTCCACTCTCGACACATGTTAGAACCACGAGATCCACCGCATGTCACACACTCACATCCCAGTTTCACCCGGACCACCGTAAACAAAACCTCCACCTTCAACATTTGCAAGTATTTACAGTCTCAACCACTGGCTCCCACCACTCTAACCTTCACACCATCCCTTATCCTACGCTTAAAGAAAATATGCGCTCCCTCGCTAGAATGCACCACGTTCGAGGCACTAGCGGCTCACACATGGTGCTCTTGGGCTCGATCTCTTGACTTGCCGTTGACCATGGAGGTCAAACTTTTGTTCTCTGTCAATATGAGGAAAAAGCTGACTCCAGAACTTCCCCAAGGGTATTATGGTAACGGATTCGTGCTAGCTTGCGCCGAGAGCAAAGTACAAGACCTAGTCAATGGTAATATTTACCACGCGGTAAAATTAATACAAGACGCGAAAGCGAGAATCACCGACGAATATGTAAGATCAACAATAGACTTACTGGAGGATAATGTAAAAACAGACCTCACAAGCAGTTTGGTTATTTCACAATGGGCGAGATTGGGATTAGAGGAGTTGGATTTTGGAGAAGGGAAGCCAATGTATATGGGCTCTTTGACGAGTGACATCTACTGTTTATTTTTACCGGTGGCCGGAAACTATGATGCCATTAGGGTTCAGGTGTCGATGCCGGAGGATGTTTTGAGGAGGCTGGAGTATTACATGGTTAAGTTTCTTGACGAAAAAGGTAAGATAGAAGCTAAAACTTTTGCATAA